The Polyangium aurulentum genomic interval GCGAGCCGCACCGGATCCTCTTCTACCTCCAGGAGCTGTCGCAGGAGTTCCAGAGCTACTTCACGCGGCTCAAGAAGGACGGCGACACCATCCTGCCGCTCGACGCGCAGACGGCCGAGGCGGGGTGGGAGGCCACGTGGGACCGCGACAAGAGCCGCGCGCGTCTTCTGTGGATCGAGGCGATCCGCACCGTGTACGGCGCAGGCTTGAAGCTCGCGGGCATCACCGCGCTCGAGCGCATGCACAAGCTCGAGGGCGCAGCCGCGGCTGCCGAAAGCGAAGAGGAGGCCGAGGCGACATGAGCGTGCGAGGCGACATCGGCGACCGCGGATCCATTCGCAACCTCGAGGAGATCCAGGAGGCCGATCCGAGCGCGCGCTCGTCGCGCCTCGGGGCGCTCGTGCTCGCCTCGCTCGGGGGTGCGTGCATCGTCTTCGCCGCCGTCGCGCTCCTGCGCACGCCGACGAGGCCGCGGGCGGAGAGCCTCGATCCGCTCGGCGATCTCGTGGCCAAGGCGCACCCGGCCGGCGTGAAGGTCGAGCCGAAGAGGCCCGATCTCGCGGGGCACGAGATCACCTTCCCGACGATGCTGTCGGACACCAAGAACACGACCGCGCTCGAGGCGGTGCGCTCCCCGCAGGCGCCCGTGCGCGCGGCGCCGGAGGGGGCGCAGGCGCCCTCGATCGTGCCGCCGGAGGCCGTCGCGGATCGTCTGCCGCCGGCTCCCTTGCCTGCCCAGCACATCCTGCAAGCGCCGCCGGATACGGCGACGCCGAGGGACTCGCTCACGCAGATGGCGCGGCACGTGGCGCGCGAGGACGGCTCGGAGATCGCGGGGGCGGGGATGCCGGGCGGGTATCAGCTCCAGGTCAGCTCGTTCAAGACGCAGGCCGAGGGCGAGAAGTTCGCGGCGGCGCTGCGTCGTCGCGGGCATCGGGCCTACGTGGAGCCGGCGAACGTGAAGGGCCGGGGGCTTTGGTATCGGGTGCGCATCGGCCCGTTCAAGTACAAGCACTCGGCCGTGATTTACCGGCAGGATTTCGAGGCGAAGGAGCGGCTCGTCACGTTCATCGTCGAGCCGCCGAAGCCGACGGCGAAGGTGAGCGAGGCGGCGGACGACGCCGAGCCGTAGCGGGCCCTTTCCGACAATCGAATGATTTCGGCTCTCGCCATGGCATGTCCATGGAGCGTGCTCGTTGATCCACGAGGGCCGACAGGCGATAGTGCATCATGAGCGACGTCCAGACCGACGCCTACGCGTCGGCCATCGGCAAGCTGATCCAGGCGTGTGGGAAGGCGCCCCGAGAGCGCGTGATCGCCGCGCTCTCGGCGTTCGGCGTGGCCGAGGAGCGAGCGCGCGAGAGCATCGAGCGCGGCTTCGCGCTCGGCTTTTATGTCGACGAGCCCGCGACGGGCAGCCTGCGAGCGCCCCAAAAACGTCGCGA includes:
- a CDS encoding SPOR domain-containing protein, which encodes MSVRGDIGDRGSIRNLEEIQEADPSARSSRLGALVLASLGGACIVFAAVALLRTPTRPRAESLDPLGDLVAKAHPAGVKVEPKRPDLAGHEITFPTMLSDTKNTTALEAVRSPQAPVRAAPEGAQAPSIVPPEAVADRLPPAPLPAQHILQAPPDTATPRDSLTQMARHVAREDGSEIAGAGMPGGYQLQVSSFKTQAEGEKFAAALRRRGHRAYVEPANVKGRGLWYRVRIGPFKYKHSAVIYRQDFEAKERLVTFIVEPPKPTAKVSEAADDAEP